The DNA sequence TGGAGATTATGGGGTGACCGTTGTCCGGGACGGATATGCGTCTCCCCGCGAAGTTTGGGTCACCGTCCCGGCCGACGGGACGGCGCAGTGGCATTTTGATCTTGAGGAGCTGTATGCACCACTCATGGTCAGGACGTGGCCGGAGGATGCCGTGTTCTTCCTTGATGGGGAGAATATCGGGCGCCCTGCCGGGGTGGCGTTGGGCGCCGTCACCGTCGCAAACCATTCGGTGACGGTGACGGCGGAAGGATATGTCCCCGAAACCCGACATTTCCGGGTGGAGGACGGCGAGGGAGCGGAGATTCTGATTGCACTGTCTCCGGTCATTGCCCCTGAAATTCCGGACAGGACCAACGAAACACTCTGTTCCTTCGGCCCCGGCACCGTGGGGGAGAATGTATCCCTCCCCTCCCTCTCCCTGATCGATGGAGAGGGGAACATTCTTACTCCGGGAGCGTCTGTCGAAGCGGTCTCTCCGGCCGGGCGCCTCTATATCTGCCTCTCCAACGGGTACAACAGCACCCGTGGCGAGGGGGTTCAGCCACAGTTCGAGGTGCAGTCCGGCGAGACCGTTCTCTTTCCAAAAGAGTACTACGGGTGTTCCGTTACCGGCCCCGCTGGAGAGACGGTGGCGGTTACGGGCATCTATGAAGCACCGGCAGGCAGGGTCAGGGTGACAGGGACCGGCGGGTGCAACGATACGGCGATCGTCGGGGCCGTTGCCGTCCTCACTGCAAGCGAGGGGCCCCGGAACGGGTGGTATGCAACCTTCGAAGGAGTCACCCCTGCATCGGGCGTGATCGGTGAGATCACCCTTCCTTCTGCAGCGTATGCACACGAGGGGAATGTGTCAATGGAGGTACTCCTCACCACCAAACCGGATTCGGTCCTGCCTGACTTTTCCCTTGGGGATCACCGGCTGGAAACGGCGAGTGTGGAACGTTTGCCGCGTGCGGTGCTCGTACGGTTTGTCCCCGTTCCTGTTCCCGGGACGGGAGCCGTGTTCATGGCAGATGGTGACGGGGAGGCGCTGATGCATCTTCTCCTCGTGAGTGGGGCCTCCGGCGACGTGGAAGGTATGGAGGGCGCGTTCGCCACTGAAGAGACCCCCGAACCCCGCGATGACGGAGGATGGTTCGGTGCAATCCTCTCATGGCTGGCAGGGCTCTTTGGACAGGACAGCCCCAATTCAGAAACCTCGCCGACTCCGGTAGCGGAAGTGCCGACCTCCCCTCCTCAGGAGGAGACGCCGGCGGCCGCTGTACCGACCCCGGAGGAAACGGCCACTCCGGCGGACCGGGAGACCGGGGCCACCATCCCTCCCCGGGGCATGTATGTCACATCCGTCCCCGTCGGTGCTGCCATCTCCCTCGACGGGAAGGCGACGGGGGATACCACCCCCGCCCTCTTCACCGGGCTCAAAGAGGGGTTGCACCGTGTGAGCGTACGGCATAGCGCAAGCGGACGGACGGAAACCTCCGATGTCTGGGTGCATGACGGGATGCTTGTCCCGGTGGACTTCACCCTCGTGGGGGATCCCATAGAATCGGAGGTGACGATACGCTCTGCGGATGGGGAACCGGTGGAATTCACCTTGAATGGCGCTTACCCCCTCTACGAAACCCCGAAAGATGTGACCCTTACCACTCCCGTTTCATGGGTGGCGACGCAGACGGACGGGGCATTCATCTCCGTGATGGTCCCGTTCTCACCCCGCAATGGTGAGATTGTCCTTCCGGCAGCAGGTATGACATCGTCCCCCTGTTCCCTTCGCGTTCAGTCGGAGCCGGAAGGGGCGGCGATCTTCGTCGACGGGTATCCGACCGGCCTTCATACCCCTGCCACCGTCGAAAAGCTCTCGACGGGAGTTCACACCGTAACGATTCACCTGGACGGCTACCTGCCGGATTCACGGGAGATACAACTCGTGGACCTGCCCCGGGCCGTCGATGAGGAGGTCGGTTTTACGCTCGCCCCCTATGCTTCGGGCGACATGTGCCTCACCTCGGATCCGGCGGGGGCCAAGGTCTACCTCTACGGGAGATACATCGGGTGCCGGACGCCCTGCACCGTCTCCGGGATGGCAATCGGGACCTATGCGGTCGGGTTCACTCTCGAAGATACGTCACGGGTGGTTGATGTGACCGTCATCCCCGGGGGCGTGGCAGAGGGGGTATGCATCTTCCACGATCTCGTG is a window from the Methanovulcanius yangii genome containing:
- a CDS encoding PEGA domain-containing protein; the protein is MLVLATVPAAAATTELTVVRYTSTGAVAQEKTVTYEWMEANLPVQGDGTTHYYHQGPVFEGEWERVHPGETYDYWDPAETVNYRTKDYGAAKGTAVRDLCDLVGGMSDGDTVKIIASDGFYKYFPYDAIYRPPSRMGTAVVTWYRPDYGYVPNYFEGMRLVFFADTSTNPDGWHVFGITDMKETLPEEYWHWYWGSPTDKYPTTTGLSVQYLSRIEIYPGSSGVGPVSGGGGSDDSFTWKPEMGRLNVTSSPSGAAVILDGEETEYLTNASIADLPVGDYGVTVVRDGYASPREVWVTVPADGTAQWHFDLEELYAPLMVRTWPEDAVFFLDGENIGRPAGVALGAVTVANHSVTVTAEGYVPETRHFRVEDGEGAEILIALSPVIAPEIPDRTNETLCSFGPGTVGENVSLPSLSLIDGEGNILTPGASVEAVSPAGRLYICLSNGYNSTRGEGVQPQFEVQSGETVLFPKEYYGCSVTGPAGETVAVTGIYEAPAGRVRVTGTGGCNDTAIVGAVAVLTASEGPRNGWYATFEGVTPASGVIGEITLPSAAYAHEGNVSMEVLLTTKPDSVLPDFSLGDHRLETASVERLPRAVLVRFVPVPVPGTGAVFMADGDGEALMHLLLVSGASGDVEGMEGAFATEETPEPRDDGGWFGAILSWLAGLFGQDSPNSETSPTPVAEVPTSPPQEETPAAAVPTPEETATPADRETGATIPPRGMYVTSVPVGAAISLDGKATGDTTPALFTGLKEGLHRVSVRHSASGRTETSDVWVHDGMLVPVDFTLVGDPIESEVTIRSADGEPVEFTLNGAYPLYETPKDVTLTTPVSWVATQTDGAFISVMVPFSPRNGEIVLPAAGMTSSPCSLRVQSEPEGAAIFVDGYPTGLHTPATVEKLSTGVHTVTIHLDGYLPDSREIQLVDLPRAVDEEVGFTLAPYASGDMCLTSDPAGAKVYLYGRYIGCRTPCTVSGMAIGTYAVGFTLEDTSRVVDVTVIPGGVAEGVCIFHDLVDENGNGQTETNEEIE